One segment of Chelmon rostratus isolate fCheRos1 chromosome 17, fCheRos1.pri, whole genome shotgun sequence DNA contains the following:
- the LOC121621419 gene encoding ankyrin repeat and fibronectin type-III domain-containing protein 1-like isoform X1, protein MSVSMRNPPQRRRSLGPVSPKRIYRNLSVRLRGGEPSVAGEMDVPKHLGKSADAYKTLWEAVENEDTLAVQSLLSRDHTTCGGGGGGSMWERGEKKEKDWERDREKGVNRVSEQGLVPLDVAALTHNSPLLHVLTKAGARHNPILCRPAEWALKLDALVALAGKRVEERKKELLRKAGTGPQAQADVHRQIRLWSLRLQLYCRMRENFQNTELPGPPSHVSILVTSTSSLFVAIKEPDTVGLITRYRVEWSTSASFKRILGSTQVTETKNPSYSINGLTAGVHYFVRVSAFNVKGWGPPQCSAPASAAPSSWRECTGVKSQFRNHEGLVRKLLEDAREPHYRGFCIESSKPQSPSKRLSVSRGIKQLFQSATKFVRLLQRGVYMATVFYHKDNILVTAEDQIPLVEIQCCSTSITQDFPWFAKLSCAWQQVPWLQQALSSAHSSPSSLLQNRHNILRAVSQLQSSLGTVDLGQVYYEPLKDRQGNVLLVTLKEFPNPPSPPDPPLHWMPLARLEKNRSRTPLLPEPTAMDMLYEQLKEKLSFHRHSIQWAQPGLYVGILKLCSSVDQIRVLVPQRLPNLLCHTRVRHNAHVSREEWAWLQSHVYTTTNGSVQNLLSGEDESLMESSGLVEFIRSLRAAVTHLLTKLNIPLYRAYQYGVYTRELLQFGDKLSMLLLLPPSEDFSSSYWPLVGTKEPGLTMPLQVFELVHFWTYERDFLSQYCQAWVRLELDTHLAQQALREALDTKEVQEARERLNHITELSHRLDVLWRDARWIMDCLQCVRSKQWVGAVPLGLVMGGDPPARPDGEEEEEGLTARLTWPHRMQAQRQAVTDCFVSMTPPNVVTAEVSAQAGTMAVPEEATTVLAEGVAKGGYPVDIAAQSTVDLTSVGQSELGCTSALIESGLEPAAVTQLEMGYAVLDTQESYGEEQDFPSCITEVIRPMEMAELVDILPTLSLIEEETPSGPSTSSVMNMLESFGLAISENSSFFHFENSDLTSGAACVSQPIPHCNSSSSSSSSSARETHCDNTVLQGPDMSASAKVNATGDDVPVLSRDLPPEDKKDQLVPSKAVCIPVRNQVEWDRPSNSSS, encoded by the exons atgTCCGTATCCATGAGGAACCCGCCCCAGCGCCGGCGCTCTCTGGGCCCCGTCTCGCCCAAACGCATCTACAGAAACCTGTCCGTGAGGCTGAGGGGTGGAGAGCCGTCTGTTGCCGGGGAAATGGACGTACCCAAACACCTCGGCAAGTCTGCAGATGCT TACAAGACCCTGTGGGAGGCGGTGGAAAATGAGGACACTTTGGCTGTACAAAGCCTGCTGTCCAGAGACCACACcacatgtggaggaggagggggaggaagcatgtgggagagaggagagaagaaagagaaggactgggagagagacagggagaaggGGGTGAACAGGGTGAGCGAACAGGGCCTGGTCCCCCTGGATGTGGCTGCCCTTACCCACAATTCCCCTCTGCTCCATGTGTTGACAAAGGCGGGAGCCAGACATAACCCCATTT tGTGCAGGCCAGCGGAGTGGGCACTTAAGCTGGATGCTCTGGTGGCATTGGCGGGAAAacgggtggaggagaggaagaaggagttGCTGAGGAAGGCAGGGACAGGGCCTCAGGCACAGGCTGACGTCCACAGACAGATCCGCCTCTGGAGCCTCAGGCTGCAACTGTACTGCCGGATGAGAGAGAACTTCCAAAACACAG AGCTCCCTGGGCCTCCCAGTCACGTGTCCATACTGGTGACCAGTACGTCCTCTCTGTTTGTGGCAATCAAAGAGCCAGACACTGTGGGGCTCATCACCCGTTACAGAG tggaaTGGAGCACCTCAGCCAGCTTCAAACGCATCCTCGGCTCAACCCAAGTTACAGAGACCAAGAATCCATCCTATAGTATCAACGGACTCACAGCA GGAGTGCATTACTTTGTTAGAGTGAGCGCATTCAACGTGAAAGGATGGGGCCCGCCTCAGTGCTCTGCTCCGGCCAGCGCTGCCCCCTCCA GTTGGAGAGAGTGCACCGGCGTGAAGTCACAGTTCAGAAATCACGAGGGCCTTGTGAGGAAGCTGCTGGAAGATGCCAGAGAACCACATTACCGAGGATTCTGCATAG AGAGCTCTAAGCCCCAGAGTCCCAGCAagcgtctgtctgtgtcccGAGGCATCAAACAACTGTTCCAGTCCGCCACCAAGTTTGTTCGTCTCCTACAGAG GGGCGTGTACATGGCTACTGTGTTCTACCACAAGGACAACATCCTGGTGACGGCTGAAGATCAGATCCCACTGGTGGAGATCCAGtgctgctccacctccatcacccAAGACTTTCCTTGGTTTGCTAAG TTGTCTTGTGCATGGCAACAAGTGCCGTGGCTCCAGCAggccctctcctctgctcattcgtctccctcctccctccttcagaACAGGCACAACATTTTAAGAGCTGTTTCCCAGCTGCAG TCTTCGCTGGGAACAGTGGACCTGGGCCAGGTGTACTACGAGCCTCTGAAAGACCGGCAGGGCAACGTCTTACTGGTGACTCTGAAGGAGTTCCCAAACCCTCCTAG CCCTCCTGACCCTCCGCTTCACTGGATGCCCCTGGCCCGCCTGGAAAAGAACCGCAGCAGaactcctctgctgcctgagcCCACTGCCATGGACATGCTCTACGAGCAGCTCAAG GAGAAACTGTCCTTCCACAGGCACAGCATTCAGTGGGCCCAGCCGGGTCTGTACGTGGGCATCCTGAAACTGTGCAGCTCAGTGGACCAGATCAGGGTCCTGGTGCCACAGAGGCTGCCCAATCTGCTCTGCCACACACGGGTCCGACACAATGCCCACGTTTCCAG agaggaatgGGCGTGGCTTCAGAGTCATGTTTACACCACAACCAATGGCAGCGTTCAGAACCTGTTGAGCGGCGAGGATGAGAGCTTGATGGAGAGCAGCGGGCTGGTGGAGTTCATCAGGTCTCTGAGAGCAGCAGTCACACATCTCCTGACGAAGCTCAACATCCCCCTCTACAGG GCTTACCAGTATGGCGTGTACACCCgcgagctgctgcagtttggagaCAAGCtgtccatgctgctgctgctgcctcccaGCGAGGACTTCAGCTCCAGCTACTGGCCTCTGGTGGGGACCAAAGAGCCTGGGCTCACCATGCCCCTGCAGGTCTTTGAGCTGG TTCACTTCTGGACGTATGAACGGGACTTCCTGTCCCAGTACTGCCAGGCCTGGGTGAGGCTGGAGCTGGACACTCACCTGGCCCAGCAGGCTCTGCGGGAGGCGCTGGACACCAAGGAGGTGCAGGAAGCCCGCGAGCGTCTGAACCACATCACTGAGCTTTCCCAT CGGCTGGACGTGTTGTGGAGGGACGCCCGCTGGATCATGGACTGTCTACAGTGTGTTCGATCCAAGCAGTGGGTGGGGGCGGTGCCTCTAGGCCTGGTGATGGGTGGAGACCCGCCTGCGCGTCCTGatggtgaagaagaggaggagggtttgACCGCCAGACTGACGTGGCCACATCGGATGCAAGCACAGAGACAAGCCGTTACAG ACTGTTTTGTCAGCATGACTCCCCCAAATGTTGTCACTGCTGAGGTCTCCGCTCAAGCAGGAACCATGGCTGTCCCTGAAGAGGCCACGACGGTGTTAGCGGAGGGCGTCGCCAAGGGAGGATACCCTGTGGACATCGCCGCCCAATCAACTGTAGACTTGACGAGCGTCGGCCAGTCAGAATTGGGATGCACAAGCGCATTGATCGAATCTGGACTAGAGCCTGCAGCTGTTACACAGTTGGAAATGGGGTACGCGGTTTTGGACACACAGGAGTCCTACGGTGAGGAGCAGGACTTTCCCTCCTGCATCACTGAGGTGATCCGGCCAATGGAGATGGCAGAGCTGGTGGACATCTTGCCCACGCTGAGTCTTATTGAAGAGGAGACGCCCAGTGGCCCGTCCACATCATCAGTAATGAATATGCTAGAGAGCTTTGGACTGGCGATtagtgaaaacagcagcttcttTCACTTCGAGAATTCAGACTTGACCAGTGGAGCCGCGTGTGTGTCACAGCCCATCCCCcactgtaacagcagcagcagcagcagcagcagcagtgcgaGGGAGACGCACTGTGACAATACTGTGCTGCAAGGACCGGACATGTCCGCCTCTGCCAAGGTGAACGCCACAGGCGATGATGTGCCCGTTTTGAGCAGGGATTTACCTCCAGAGGACAAGAAGGATCAGCTGGTTCCCAGCAAGGCAGTGTGCATTCCAGTGCGAAACCAGGTGGAGTGGGACAGACCCTCAAACAGCTCCTCCTGA
- the LOC121621419 gene encoding ankyrin repeat and fibronectin type-III domain-containing protein 1-like isoform X2: MRENFQNTELPGPPSHVSILVTSTSSLFVAIKEPDTVGLITRYRVEWSTSASFKRILGSTQVTETKNPSYSINGLTAGVHYFVRVSAFNVKGWGPPQCSAPASAAPSSWRECTGVKSQFRNHEGLVRKLLEDAREPHYRGFCIESSKPQSPSKRLSVSRGIKQLFQSATKFVRLLQRGVYMATVFYHKDNILVTAEDQIPLVEIQCCSTSITQDFPWFAKLSCAWQQVPWLQQALSSAHSSPSSLLQNRHNILRAVSQLQSSLGTVDLGQVYYEPLKDRQGNVLLVTLKEFPNPPSPPDPPLHWMPLARLEKNRSRTPLLPEPTAMDMLYEQLKEKLSFHRHSIQWAQPGLYVGILKLCSSVDQIRVLVPQRLPNLLCHTRVRHNAHVSREEWAWLQSHVYTTTNGSVQNLLSGEDESLMESSGLVEFIRSLRAAVTHLLTKLNIPLYRAYQYGVYTRELLQFGDKLSMLLLLPPSEDFSSSYWPLVGTKEPGLTMPLQVFELVHFWTYERDFLSQYCQAWVRLELDTHLAQQALREALDTKEVQEARERLNHITELSHRLDVLWRDARWIMDCLQCVRSKQWVGAVPLGLVMGGDPPARPDGEEEEEGLTARLTWPHRMQAQRQAVTDCFVSMTPPNVVTAEVSAQAGTMAVPEEATTVLAEGVAKGGYPVDIAAQSTVDLTSVGQSELGCTSALIESGLEPAAVTQLEMGYAVLDTQESYGEEQDFPSCITEVIRPMEMAELVDILPTLSLIEEETPSGPSTSSVMNMLESFGLAISENSSFFHFENSDLTSGAACVSQPIPHCNSSSSSSSSSARETHCDNTVLQGPDMSASAKVNATGDDVPVLSRDLPPEDKKDQLVPSKAVCIPVRNQVEWDRPSNSSS, translated from the exons ATGAGAGAGAACTTCCAAAACACAG AGCTCCCTGGGCCTCCCAGTCACGTGTCCATACTGGTGACCAGTACGTCCTCTCTGTTTGTGGCAATCAAAGAGCCAGACACTGTGGGGCTCATCACCCGTTACAGAG tggaaTGGAGCACCTCAGCCAGCTTCAAACGCATCCTCGGCTCAACCCAAGTTACAGAGACCAAGAATCCATCCTATAGTATCAACGGACTCACAGCA GGAGTGCATTACTTTGTTAGAGTGAGCGCATTCAACGTGAAAGGATGGGGCCCGCCTCAGTGCTCTGCTCCGGCCAGCGCTGCCCCCTCCA GTTGGAGAGAGTGCACCGGCGTGAAGTCACAGTTCAGAAATCACGAGGGCCTTGTGAGGAAGCTGCTGGAAGATGCCAGAGAACCACATTACCGAGGATTCTGCATAG AGAGCTCTAAGCCCCAGAGTCCCAGCAagcgtctgtctgtgtcccGAGGCATCAAACAACTGTTCCAGTCCGCCACCAAGTTTGTTCGTCTCCTACAGAG GGGCGTGTACATGGCTACTGTGTTCTACCACAAGGACAACATCCTGGTGACGGCTGAAGATCAGATCCCACTGGTGGAGATCCAGtgctgctccacctccatcacccAAGACTTTCCTTGGTTTGCTAAG TTGTCTTGTGCATGGCAACAAGTGCCGTGGCTCCAGCAggccctctcctctgctcattcgtctccctcctccctccttcagaACAGGCACAACATTTTAAGAGCTGTTTCCCAGCTGCAG TCTTCGCTGGGAACAGTGGACCTGGGCCAGGTGTACTACGAGCCTCTGAAAGACCGGCAGGGCAACGTCTTACTGGTGACTCTGAAGGAGTTCCCAAACCCTCCTAG CCCTCCTGACCCTCCGCTTCACTGGATGCCCCTGGCCCGCCTGGAAAAGAACCGCAGCAGaactcctctgctgcctgagcCCACTGCCATGGACATGCTCTACGAGCAGCTCAAG GAGAAACTGTCCTTCCACAGGCACAGCATTCAGTGGGCCCAGCCGGGTCTGTACGTGGGCATCCTGAAACTGTGCAGCTCAGTGGACCAGATCAGGGTCCTGGTGCCACAGAGGCTGCCCAATCTGCTCTGCCACACACGGGTCCGACACAATGCCCACGTTTCCAG agaggaatgGGCGTGGCTTCAGAGTCATGTTTACACCACAACCAATGGCAGCGTTCAGAACCTGTTGAGCGGCGAGGATGAGAGCTTGATGGAGAGCAGCGGGCTGGTGGAGTTCATCAGGTCTCTGAGAGCAGCAGTCACACATCTCCTGACGAAGCTCAACATCCCCCTCTACAGG GCTTACCAGTATGGCGTGTACACCCgcgagctgctgcagtttggagaCAAGCtgtccatgctgctgctgctgcctcccaGCGAGGACTTCAGCTCCAGCTACTGGCCTCTGGTGGGGACCAAAGAGCCTGGGCTCACCATGCCCCTGCAGGTCTTTGAGCTGG TTCACTTCTGGACGTATGAACGGGACTTCCTGTCCCAGTACTGCCAGGCCTGGGTGAGGCTGGAGCTGGACACTCACCTGGCCCAGCAGGCTCTGCGGGAGGCGCTGGACACCAAGGAGGTGCAGGAAGCCCGCGAGCGTCTGAACCACATCACTGAGCTTTCCCAT CGGCTGGACGTGTTGTGGAGGGACGCCCGCTGGATCATGGACTGTCTACAGTGTGTTCGATCCAAGCAGTGGGTGGGGGCGGTGCCTCTAGGCCTGGTGATGGGTGGAGACCCGCCTGCGCGTCCTGatggtgaagaagaggaggagggtttgACCGCCAGACTGACGTGGCCACATCGGATGCAAGCACAGAGACAAGCCGTTACAG ACTGTTTTGTCAGCATGACTCCCCCAAATGTTGTCACTGCTGAGGTCTCCGCTCAAGCAGGAACCATGGCTGTCCCTGAAGAGGCCACGACGGTGTTAGCGGAGGGCGTCGCCAAGGGAGGATACCCTGTGGACATCGCCGCCCAATCAACTGTAGACTTGACGAGCGTCGGCCAGTCAGAATTGGGATGCACAAGCGCATTGATCGAATCTGGACTAGAGCCTGCAGCTGTTACACAGTTGGAAATGGGGTACGCGGTTTTGGACACACAGGAGTCCTACGGTGAGGAGCAGGACTTTCCCTCCTGCATCACTGAGGTGATCCGGCCAATGGAGATGGCAGAGCTGGTGGACATCTTGCCCACGCTGAGTCTTATTGAAGAGGAGACGCCCAGTGGCCCGTCCACATCATCAGTAATGAATATGCTAGAGAGCTTTGGACTGGCGATtagtgaaaacagcagcttcttTCACTTCGAGAATTCAGACTTGACCAGTGGAGCCGCGTGTGTGTCACAGCCCATCCCCcactgtaacagcagcagcagcagcagcagcagcagtgcgaGGGAGACGCACTGTGACAATACTGTGCTGCAAGGACCGGACATGTCCGCCTCTGCCAAGGTGAACGCCACAGGCGATGATGTGCCCGTTTTGAGCAGGGATTTACCTCCAGAGGACAAGAAGGATCAGCTGGTTCCCAGCAAGGCAGTGTGCATTCCAGTGCGAAACCAGGTGGAGTGGGACAGACCCTCAAACAGCTCCTCCTGA